Genomic DNA from Roseofilum casamattae BLCC-M143:
ATAGTTCGGTCGATGTGAAGGAATTTATTAAACAAGTTGTAGAAGTGAGCGAACTTTTAGTCAAACGGGATGACGATTATCAGTTTTCTCATTTAAGTTTTCAGGGATATTTAGCCGCTAAGGAAATTATTCGCATTCAGCAAGAGGAGTTGTTAATCCAAAATTGGCAAGAGTCTTGGTGGCGAGAAACCATATTGTTGTATGCGGCACAAGTGAATCCCAATGGGTTATTGAGAGCGTTAATTAATGTAGGCACGTCAGAGGCTGTGGCTTTGGCTTATGACTGTATTAAAGAAACGCCACGTAAAGTCGATGCAGAAATAGAAAAAGAGTTGCAAGAAATGGAAGCGAGGGTTGATAATTTATTGCTTCAAGACTTAGAGCATTATCTAAGCAATGGAGAATGGCAAAAGGCAGATGAAGAAACAACTCGTTTAATGTTGCAGTTAGGCGATAATGAAAATAAAGGCTATTTGAATGGCAACGATTTACGCAAGTTTCCTCGCGAGGAGTTGCGAGCCATAGATGAGCTGTGGGTGAAGTATAGCAATGGTCAATTTGGCTTTAGCGTACAAAAGCAGATTTGGCTTGACTTGGGAGGGAAATTAGGAGAGTATAATTTTGAGACGTTTAAAAAGTTAGGCGATCGCGTCGGTTGGAGAAAGAGGAAGGGCTGGTTGAATTATCCTGAAGAGTACACTTTTAATACCAATGCACTACAAGGACATCTCCCATGGTTGTGGTGGGGGGAGGTGGGGGGGGTTTTGGTGGGGTTTTCTTTTCTCTTCTCTAGACTCTAGCACGTAAGGGATTCCCAGAGTTATAAATATTTATTATCAATGAATTAAGTACGGTAACTTCAGGGTTTGCGCATTTCATTACCTGTTACTTTTCCAATTCTGCGGCCACTCTCCATGCCCAAATCTGGAAAATCAGCAATGCCCATCTGTTTTTTCGCGTAAAAAGTAACCAAAACTACAGAAAATACCTTAATTTTCCAAATTTAGACACGAGAATCCTATGGCAGCCTTATCGGTCAAAAATAATTGTCCAAAAAACTGGAAACATGGCTGGGATTATAATATTAAGTCTGCTAAATTAGCCATCATTAAGTCATTGCGAATGAAGCGAAGCGGAATGAAGCAATCTCTTTTACCTCGGGAGGCCCAGAGATTGCTTCCCTTCGGTCGCAATGACAATTGATTATCCGGACTTGGTATAACAATTGGCTAAGATAAATTTTTCTGCCACTTGCACCACCTCCGGATTATTTTGTCGCCATTTGGCATATTCCTCCCTCGCTTCTTGCTCTCGTTGGCTGGGCTTTTTGGTTTTCGGTTTTTGAGTTGACTTAGACTTGGTTCGTTGTTACTGACTGAATTCTGCGGAACCCTTGACTCTCTATCTAACTGGAGAGTCTATCCTAGAACCATTGCCAAACAGGGAAAATAGAGCAATGGGGAGCAGCACGCAAATATTTTTAAAGATTGGGGAAGTCGCCGCTCAAAGCGGAGTACCCATTAAAACCATTCGCTATTACGAACAACTGGGCTTGTTAACCATTGCCCATCGCACGGAAGGAAACTTTCGCCTCTTTAACGAAAGTGCGATTAGCCGCCTCGCCTTTATTAAACGCTTGCAAGCTTTAGGTCTCAGCTTACAGGAAATTGGAGAATGTTTAACCATTTATGATGATGGTTGTCTGCCTTGCGAGAACATTCAGCAAAAACTACAAGAACGAGTGACTAAAATCGATCGCCAAGTGACCGAACTCATACAACTGAGAGGAGAGTTAACCAATCTCTTGCAAGAGTGGTCCCTTGCTCCTAACCAACAAGATGGGATTATTTGTCCTAACTTAGAGGTTTAGAGAATTGTAGCAAACACAAACCTTTCAAGCATTCGATATTAAAGCCGTTGGGCAACCTGTTGGAGACGGCGTAATTGTGCATTCATGTCTTCTTGAGTCCAGGAGGCAGCAAATCGATCGAAACCAAATTGAATTAAAGGATTGGGAATCGTAAACTCAAAGCGGTTAATTAGATGAGTTCCTCTATCAATGGGTTGACATTCCCAGCGATCGCATCCTTGAAAAAAGCCCTGAAATTGCCAAACGACTAATCCGGGTTCGCGATCGATAACAGTGCTGGTAAGGGTAGGTTGAATGAGGGGAATTTTAATCGTAAATCGGGATTGACTGCCCATTTGAGTGCTCCATTGTCCGATGGGTTGGCATTCGAGCATGGGGTTGAGCCATTGGTGCATTAAGTCTAATTCGGTAAAACAGCGCTCCACTTGAGTGGCATTGGCTCTAATATCAATAGATTGCTGGAAGACTTGGGGCATTGTATTAATTAAAAATGAATAATTAACAATTAATAATGGGGATTAAGCGAGGGTAGTTTTGCCTTGCAAATAATCATCCACTTGTTGGCGATGATCGTGGGACAGTTTTCCTTGGGGTAGGTTGTCGCGCTCGTAGGCTTGTACGGCTTGGATTTCTAGGGTATCTTGGATCGCGATCGCTCCTTCAACGCGCGCTTCGACTAAAATACAAACCGAATGCAGCCTCGGATCGCGATCGGGTGCGGAATATACTCCAACTAATCGGCGAATTGCTACTACCTGTAAACCAGTTTCTTCAGTAACTTCACGAGCGGCAGCTTCTGCGATCGTTTCTCCCCAATCTACTAAGCCACCGGGAAGTCCCCAAGAATTATCGTCCTTACGCTGCACCAAGATAATCCGATTATCGGGAAGAACTGGCACAATGCTCACCCCGACGAGAGGATGACGAAAGAGCAATCCGAGAACGGTTTGAAAGATTTGCCAGAGACGACCCATGAGGAATGTGACGAGAGGATAGCAGTCTGTATCTATCCTAACCGACAAACGGCGATCGCTCTCAATTCAACCACCGATTCATTCGCTCTACCCCTTGCTCGTTGTCTGCATGGAGCGATATAATTAACAGTCTGTGCCAAAAATAATTTTTAGCTCAATGAGGTAAACATGGCGAAACGCCGCAATCCCAAGAAAGAGAAAGCTCAACGAAACCTAGCATATGCTCGTAAGTTTCGCAAACGGACTCATCGCGGATATACAAGCAGACGCTCTCCGATGGATAGTCTCCAGAATGAGAAAGAGGAAAAAGAAGAAACAGCCGATACGAATACTGAGGAGCAAAGCTCTAGTACGACTACGGATGCGAGCTAGGGATAGAGCTGCATGAATTGGGAATAGGTCGCGGTCGCTAGGTTTCAAGCTCGAACCTCGACCAAACCTAACTCCCCAATATCGTAATCTGGTTTTCTACGATTTAGTGGACGGCCGCCAGTGCTGTATTGGTACAATACTGGTGGTTATTTTAACGAACAATGAATAATTAATAATTAATAATGAGCGTTAAGCTGAGGAAACTTCGCTCGCAAAATCGTCCCAGCGCACAAACTCAAACGGCCCGGCGATCGATCCCCAAACGCGCTCCCCAGTTTCAATATCGCAACCGCGATCTAAACTAATTAATCCCGCTTCGCTCACCTCAAAACTACTATCGAGATAGGTTGTTTTTCCCTTACGCACCACAATACAACCGCGTCCGGGTTCCACTTGCGCTTTAAAACTGGTTCCCGTCCATTCCACTTGGAACGTGCAACCGTTTAGTTTCTCAATTCGGTCGGAGGTTAACCCTTGCAAACGATCGCGATCGCGAGAGGCACCGTGAAACTCTTCTTCACCAACTATTTTATGATTTTCCACTTCAATTCGTCCATTTTGCATGACAAACTTAAGCACGCGAGTTCGATAGGGTTGGTTAACATCTAAATGATATGCTTGTTCCAGATATAAACTAATGCTATCGAGTAGCTCGAACGGTAGCGGTCGCATACAGACGCGAATATGGGCAAAAAAGGGTGGATTTTCAAATGCTTGCTCTTGATTGCTAAAATCAGCGGCCATCCACCGCGCTAGAGTGACAATATCGGTTGCATGAGTCATATTAAGCTTAGGGCGCTAGCCATGGCCGATTGCCAACAGCACCTGACGATTGGAAAATACTTTGTATAGTTTATCGTAATTTTTGTCGTTTATCTCGCAGAGTTAGAAACGCAAGCTCTATTGTCCTTGACCCCTATACGTCATGGCTAAACTATCCATCCGCTTCAAAGCCATTCCCCTACGCCTGGTACTCACGATACCTTTTTTGCTGCAAGTTTTAGCGATCGCGGGCTTAATTGCCGGACTCTCCTATCGTATGGGACGACATGCAGTACAAGATTTAGCTATGGAACTCCAACAGGAGGTGAGCGATCGCATCGAGCAAGAATTAACTCACTATTTAGAAGTTCCCCATCAAGTAAATCGAATTAATGCCGATGCCATTCGCATTGGCGTTTTAGATTTAGACGATCTCCCCAGTTTGGAGCGCCATTTATGGTATCAAATGCAGCAATTTCCTACGGTGAGTTATATCGGGATTGGTACGGAAACCGGATATTATGTTGGTGCTTATCGCTATAGCGAAACCGAAATCGATCTGCAAGTTCTTCCCGTTCCCAATAGTCCTTTAGAAACCTGGATCGCTGGAGACAAAGGCAAGCGCCAAAGCCTTGCTCGCACGTCTAAAAATAACTATAATGTTAAAGAGCGCCCCTGGTATACGAGTGCCGCTCGCTCGAAAAAGCCGGTCTGGAGCGAAATTTATACTTACTTTTCCGAACCCGAATTATCGATTTCAGCCAATGAACCGATTTATAGCGATCGCGGAGACCTAATTGCCGTTGCCAGCTCCGATTTGCTGTTAGATGACATGAGCGAGTTTTTACAACAATTAAAAATTGGTACTTCTGGTATTGCTTTTATTGTGGAAAAAAACAGTTTTCTAGTCGCAACTTCAATCGAAGAAGAATTGTTAAGAGAATCAACAGACGGGCGAGATGATTTAGAGCGAATTTCCGTTGGCGAAAGCACAAATAAGTTAACCCGAGAAGCAGTTGCTCAAGCCATCGATCGCTTTGGATCGTTAGACAATTTAGACGAGCAGAAAAGTTTTGTCATTACAATTGATGGCGAACGACATTTCGTTCATTCCAAGCCAATATTTGACGAGCGCGGAATCGATCTTTCGATCTTCGTCGTTATCCGCGAGCTTGATTTTATTCAACAAATCAGAGATGTGGCTCGAATTAATATTATATTGACATTTGTTTTTGTCGCTATTTTTATTATTTTGGGTTTAATTACAGCGAAATTAATCAGCCGACCCATCCAACGACTCAGTCAAGCAACGAAAGCATTAGCAGAAGGTGAGTTTAATCGAAAAGTGGAGATGAAAGGAATTGCAGAAGTAGAAACCTTATCGGCTGCATTTAATCAAATGGCCGACCGTTTAAAGTCGTCATTTGAAACATTGGAAGAGAGAGTAAGCGAACGAACGGCGGAGTTAGAAAATGAAAAGGAGAAATCCGAGAAACTTTTGCTGAATATTCTGCCAAAAGCCATTGCCGATCGCCTCAAAGTAGATCGGCGCGCGATCGCCGAACATTATAGCGATGTTACTATTCTTTTTGCCGATATTGTCGGGTTTACACCGCTCTCAGCCAAACTTTCTCCCATCGATCTGGTTAATCTGCTCAATCAGATTTTTTCTGCCTTTGACGAGCTAGCATTACACTACGATTTAGAGAAAATTAAAACTATTGGCGATGCTTATATGGTGGTGGGTGGATTGCCGATTCCCAGAGACGACCATGCGGAGGCCATTGCCAATATGGCCTTAGCGATGCAAAGAGTCGTGAGTCAATTTGAGGTGGAAGGATGTGACTCATTTCAAATTAGAATTGGCATTAATACCGGTCCGGTAGTTTCAGGAGTAATTGGCTTGAAAAAGTTTGTTTATGATTTGTGGGGAGATGCCGTTAATGTTGCCTCGCGGATGGAATCTTCCGGACTTCCCGGTCAGATTCAAGTAACTCAAGCGACCTATGAAAGGCTACAGCACTGCTATGAACTAGAAGAGCGAGGTATAATTTCAGTGAAAGGGAAAGGAGAAATGATAACCTATTGGTTGCAAGGGAAAAAGAATAAAGCGAACCGCGATAGACTGACGGGAGATTCATGATGACAACATTAAACGAGACTCAAGCAATGGCTTCATTGAGTTTAAGCGACTTGAAAGAGAAATGCAATCTCGCGCGCGATCGCCAAGACCCATTTTTTCAGCAATGGCTGATTGATGCTCAACCCCTATCTAGCTTCGAGCAGCAATTATTAAACCGACTGCAAGTTAACTATAGTAATCTGATTGAAACCGCTCCCGTAGAAGAGATTGTTAAATTAGTCGTTGTTGCTCCCCTGCTCGACTTGGCAGGGTTTTATCGATCTCCATTTTCTCTGCGAGCAGAAGTACCAACGGCTCTGGAGATCGAAGATAGCGGTCTTATCTACAAAGGACGAATTGATATTCTCGTCATTTGCCGTCAACTTTGGGTATTGGCGATCGAATCGAAACAATCCAGACTAGATGTGACGGTTGGTATTCCTCAAGCATTAAGTTACTTACTCAGTCAATCAAGAGATGCTCAAATTCCAGGAGCAACCGCCTCTTTTGCTATGGTTACCAATGGTCGAGAACTCCTATTCCTCAAACTATCGCCTTTACCTTCTCCAACCTATAACCAATCGAAAATATATCAAATTATTGATAGCGACAACTTCAATAATTTAGGCGAGATCTTGCAAGGATTGAAATGGATGAACCAGCATGTTAAAGATCGACTAGGAATTGAATTGGAGGAGAAAAAAATATTATGAACTATCAACAGTTTTCAGCCTTTAACAATTTGCAGCCGGAAGAAATTAAAGACTTTGTCCGCGCTGGGAAACCAGGAAAAATCGCCGCTGGAAAACCCCTATTTAAGCAACAGATGCTCTCTCGGCAGATTGTTTTTGTCCTCGAAGGAACAGTACAAATTTCCATCAATACTCCCAACGGCGCAGAAATTCTTTCGACGATCGCAGCTCCGACTATCCTCGGCGAAATTGGCTTTTTCAGCGGGGAACCGAGTTCGGCGAACGTCACGAGCGTTACCTCAGTGCGCGTGCTGGCCCTGGAGTTCGAGACCTTGCGCGATCGCCTGCTGCAAGGAGATGCAGTAGCTGCGATGGTTCTGTTAAATATGTCCCAAGCTTTAGCCAAACGAGCGGCAAACATGACGCGCCAACTCTCGGAGTTATACGCCGCTCGAGAGGAGATTGAAAGCCAAGACTCTCAAATTCAACAAGCGAGCAGCAGCATCTTTGGCGAGTGGAGTTTCCTCTAAGTTGGTTAAAGTTACCTGGGGAAAAACAAATCATTTTCCTAAACGGAGCTAATAGATTAAACTAGGTACTACTCAAATATCTACTCCCGTTTGGATCGACCCACCCAAAGTGACTGTTACTATACCAAACCCAATGGCTCAAACCCCTGCTAACTCCGAGGGACGCAGTATTTGGAAAGGATTAATAGAAACCTATCGCTCCTATCTTCCCGTAACTGAGGATACTCCCGTTGTTACTCTCCTCGAAGGCAACACCCCCCTCATACCGGTTCCGGCGATCGCGTCACAAATTGGTAAGGATGTACGAGTCTGGGTAAAATATGACGGTCTGAATCCTACCGGTAGCTTCAAAGACCGAGGGATGACCATGGCGGTCTCGAAAGCAAAGGAACAGGGCGCGAAAGCGGTGATTTGCGCGAGCACGGGAAATACGTCCGCCGCTGCTGCTGCCTATGCCAAACGGGCAGGACTGAAAGCATTTGTGATTATTCCCGACGGCTATGTGGCTCTGGGAAAACTGGCACAAGCGTTGCTCTATGGGGCTGAAGTTCTGGCAATTAAAGGAAATTTCGATCGCGCTCTCTCCATTGTCCGCGAAGTTTCCGAACAGTATCCGGTGACCTTGGTAAATTCAGTCAATCCTTATCGTTTGGAAGGACAGAAAACGGGAGCCTTTGAACTGGTTGATGTGTTGGGCGATGCTCCGGACTGGCTGTGTATTCCGGTGGGTAATGCGGGCAATATTACTGCCTACTGGATGGGATTTGGGGAATACCATCAGCAGCAAAAATGCACTAAACTGCCGAAGATGATGGGATTTCAGGCGGCAGGTTCGGCACCTATTATTGCTGGGGTTGCCATTGAGCATCCGGAAACTATTGCTACAGCCATTCGCATTGGTAACCCGGCGAGCTGGCAACGGGCGATCGCCGCTCAACAAGCTAGTGGCGGAGAGTTTAATGCGGTGAGCGATGAGGAAATTCTCCATGCTTATCGCCTCTTAGCCTCAGAAGAAGGGATTTTCTGCGAACCTGCTTCTGCGGCTTCAGTGGCTGGATTATTGAAAGTGAAAGACCGAGTTCCTGAAGGTACGAAGATTGTCTGCGTCCTCACGGGAAATGGTTTGAAAGATCCCGATACTGCGATCGAGCATAGTAATAATCCCTGCAAGCAAGGCATTGAAGCGAATTTGCGATCGGTGGCTGCTGCTATGGGATTTTAGCGATTTTCGAGATTGTTTCGGAGAGACAAATATCCCTCTTCTGTCACTCTGGGAAAACCCTTGTCTTGACTGAATTCTAGAACTCTTACAGGATATGCGATCGTGACGGTTTTTCCTAACAGAAACTCAAAAATCTAGTTAGATCGGCAAATGCCTCTCTCTATAGGGAATACAGCGATCGCAATCTCCCAGAGTGACAGAAGAGGGATATCGTCTGAGATCGCCAAACTCATCACGATCGTCCCCACTCTATTTCTTTGGTAAAACCGTTCGCCAATTGGTCTTTGCTCGCTTCAACTGCTGCTCGCTTACCTTAGCTCCGGTTAAATTCGCCCCACACAAATTTGCCCCAGTTAAATTCGCTCCACTCAAATAGGCATAACTCAAATCCGCTCCGCGCAAATCTGCTCCTTCCAAATTGGCATAATTCAGATAAGCGCGACTGAGATTGGCATCGCGCAAAATCGTTTGTTTTAATCGCGCTTTCGTAAAATCAGAACGATATAAATTAGCGCGAGTAAAATCCGTTTTTACGAACTTGCATTCGCGGAAATTAGCTTCGGATAGTACCATTTCTTGCAGACTCAAAGCACTTAAATCGTGATCGACAAAATCTCGCCGTCCTTTCGCATAATAAGTAATTAACTCCGTCTCTTTCATCCGCGTGGGAATTTTCGGCTTGTTGTTTCCAGCACTGGTTCCCGATGTGGGTCCGGAACTCACTTCTGTGGGTGGAGGGGTAGGCGGTTGAAAGGACGATCGCGTTCTTGATTGGCGCGATCGCATCGATACCCCAAACCGAGATCGATACCCTCCGGAAGAGCCTCCCGTATTGCGACCAGTCGGGCGAAAAGAAGTCTCTTGAGCTGGGGGTTTCGGACGATTGGTCAACATGCTCTGAGCCAAACTATCCATATAGGGTTCTAACTCCAGGGCCTTGAGAATGTCCCTTGCCGACTGGTAGCGATGCTTCACCGACCCTTCCAGCATCTTCTTCAGCACCCGAGTTAAATGGTCGCTCACCTGCACCTGTCGCTCCCAGAGAATTTCCCCCGTAGACGGATCGTACCCCAAATCCTTCGGCGACTTACCTGTCAATAAAAAAATTGCAGTCACGCCAACGGCATATATATCGCTCGCATACACCGGACGCAGGGCCATTTGTTCCGGTGGAGCATACCCTGGGGTACCAATGGCAAACGCAGTCAGGGCCGTTTGCTCCGAACTATTATCGACAACCGTCGGATTCACCTGATCTTTCACCGCACCAAAATCAATCAACACTAATTTCTTATCCTGATTGCGACGAATCAAGTTCGCCGGTTTAATATCGCGATGAATCACCTGATTCCCATGAATATACTCGATCACGGGTAACAACTCGCTGAGAAACTGCTTCACCCCCGCCTCGGTAAACGGCCCCCCCTTCTTCACTTCTCGGCTTAAGGTTCCGCCGCTCACATATTCTTGAACCAGATAGAACTCCTGTTCCGTTTCAAAATAGTCGAGCAAGCCCGGAAGTTGGGGATGATTGCCAATTTTCCCCAAGGTTTTCGCTTCCCGCCGAAACAACTCCCGAGCCATCTGCAACGTTTGCGGAGAGGTTGAGGCTGGGCGTAGTTGCTTAATTACGCAATAGGGATGGCCGGGTAGACTGGTATTTTGAGCCAGAAAAGTTGCCCCAAATCCACCTTGCCCTAACAATTTTGAACTCTTGTAGCGGTCTCGTAGCAATAACTTCGAGCCACATGCCGCGCACACTAAAGCATTGGGAGAATTTTCTGGATTTGGACAAACTGGGTTAACGCAGTAGCTCATTGAGACCTTACTCGCTTCTTAAGTTTGACTGCCAGGATAGAGCTATCCTAGATTGATTATGACGAAATCGATCGCTCATTGATTGGGATAGTTGTAATTATTACACTAAATCGGGAAGCTGGAAATCGATTGTGTTCACTGAACCGAGTTCGCGATCGTCATCGTACGTGACCATGTAGGTATGAGTATTGTATTATGCATCCCCAATGCCTATTATACCTTCTATTCTAACGGAAAATCTAGCTCAGTTGCGATTCCACTCACTCTTGCCCATAGGGGAAAACCCTTTATCTGGTATATTGGCAAAGGCCCCTCAAGCGCGCAAAATAAACTAAAGGATCGAGATAGACCCTCAAAAACCCACCCCGTTGAACCCATGCGAATCTCACTGAATTGGCTGCAAGAATTAGTAGACATCACCATCTCCGCCAACGAGCTAGCCCATACATTAACCATGGCAGGTTTTGAAGTCGAAGATATCGAAGATCGGCGTACGTGGGCAGACGGAGTTGTAGTGGGCGAAATAACTGAAGCCGATCGCCACCCCAACGCCGATAAACTGCAAGTCTGTCAGGTTAATGTCGGTCAGCCAGAACCTCTCACTATTGTCTGCGGTGCGGCCAATGCTCGGGCTGGAATTCGCGTCCCTGTCGCGGTGGTGGGGACGTATTTAAGCCAGATCGATCTGAAAATTAAATCCGCCAAACTTCGTGGAGTAAAGTCGTTTGGCATGATTTGCTCTCTCTCCGAACTGGGGCTGGAGAAAGAATCGGACGGCATCCATATCTTTGCCGATGAAACATTAGCCTTAGGCAGCGACGTGCGTCCGCTCCTCGGTTTAGACGATACTATCCTCGACGTTACCTCCACCGCCAACCGTGCCGATGCCTTAAGTTTAGTCGGCATTGCCAGAGAAGTTGCCGCTCTCACTGGCGCTCCCTTACGCATTCCGAGTATAGAACCTCTGGCGACTCCAGGAGGGAGCGGGAAAGTTGCCGTAAATATTGATGAAACCATGACGG
This window encodes:
- a CDS encoding heavy metal-responsive transcriptional regulator, encoding MGSSTQIFLKIGEVAAQSGVPIKTIRYYEQLGLLTIAHRTEGNFRLFNESAISRLAFIKRLQALGLSLQEIGECLTIYDDGCLPCENIQQKLQERVTKIDRQVTELIQLRGELTNLLQEWSLAPNQQDGIICPNLEV
- a CDS encoding NUDIX hydrolase, with the protein product MGRLWQIFQTVLGLLFRHPLVGVSIVPVLPDNRIILVQRKDDNSWGLPGGLVDWGETIAEAAAREVTEETGLQVVAIRRLVGVYSAPDRDPRLHSVCILVEARVEGAIAIQDTLEIQAVQAYERDNLPQGKLSHDHRQQVDDYLQGKTTLA
- a CDS encoding Crp/Fnr family transcriptional regulator translates to MNYQQFSAFNNLQPEEIKDFVRAGKPGKIAAGKPLFKQQMLSRQIVFVLEGTVQISINTPNGAEILSTIAAPTILGEIGFFSGEPSSANVTSVTSVRVLALEFETLRDRLLQGDAVAAMVLLNMSQALAKRAANMTRQLSELYAAREEIESQDSQIQQASSSIFGEWSFL
- a CDS encoding adenylate/guanylate cyclase domain-containing protein; the protein is MAKLSIRFKAIPLRLVLTIPFLLQVLAIAGLIAGLSYRMGRHAVQDLAMELQQEVSDRIEQELTHYLEVPHQVNRINADAIRIGVLDLDDLPSLERHLWYQMQQFPTVSYIGIGTETGYYVGAYRYSETEIDLQVLPVPNSPLETWIAGDKGKRQSLARTSKNNYNVKERPWYTSAARSKKPVWSEIYTYFSEPELSISANEPIYSDRGDLIAVASSDLLLDDMSEFLQQLKIGTSGIAFIVEKNSFLVATSIEEELLRESTDGRDDLERISVGESTNKLTREAVAQAIDRFGSLDNLDEQKSFVITIDGERHFVHSKPIFDERGIDLSIFVVIRELDFIQQIRDVARINIILTFVFVAIFIILGLITAKLISRPIQRLSQATKALAEGEFNRKVEMKGIAEVETLSAAFNQMADRLKSSFETLEERVSERTAELENEKEKSEKLLLNILPKAIADRLKVDRRAIAEHYSDVTILFADIVGFTPLSAKLSPIDLVNLLNQIFSAFDELALHYDLEKIKTIGDAYMVVGGLPIPRDDHAEAIANMALAMQRVVSQFEVEGCDSFQIRIGINTGPVVSGVIGLKKFVYDLWGDAVNVASRMESSGLPGQIQVTQATYERLQHCYELEERGIISVKGKGEMITYWLQGKKNKANRDRLTGDS
- a CDS encoding serine/threonine-protein kinase, which encodes MSYCVNPVCPNPENSPNALVCAACGSKLLLRDRYKSSKLLGQGGFGATFLAQNTSLPGHPYCVIKQLRPASTSPQTLQMARELFRREAKTLGKIGNHPQLPGLLDYFETEQEFYLVQEYVSGGTLSREVKKGGPFTEAGVKQFLSELLPVIEYIHGNQVIHRDIKPANLIRRNQDKKLVLIDFGAVKDQVNPTVVDNSSEQTALTAFAIGTPGYAPPEQMALRPVYASDIYAVGVTAIFLLTGKSPKDLGYDPSTGEILWERQVQVSDHLTRVLKKMLEGSVKHRYQSARDILKALELEPYMDSLAQSMLTNRPKPPAQETSFRPTGRNTGGSSGGYRSRFGVSMRSRQSRTRSSFQPPTPPPTEVSSGPTSGTSAGNNKPKIPTRMKETELITYYAKGRRDFVDHDLSALSLQEMVLSEANFRECKFVKTDFTRANLYRSDFTKARLKQTILRDANLSRAYLNYANLEGADLRGADLSYAYLSGANLTGANLCGANLTGAKVSEQQLKRAKTNWRTVLPKK
- the thrC gene encoding threonine synthase, whose amino-acid sequence is MAQTPANSEGRSIWKGLIETYRSYLPVTEDTPVVTLLEGNTPLIPVPAIASQIGKDVRVWVKYDGLNPTGSFKDRGMTMAVSKAKEQGAKAVICASTGNTSAAAAAYAKRAGLKAFVIIPDGYVALGKLAQALLYGAEVLAIKGNFDRALSIVREVSEQYPVTLVNSVNPYRLEGQKTGAFELVDVLGDAPDWLCIPVGNAGNITAYWMGFGEYHQQQKCTKLPKMMGFQAAGSAPIIAGVAIEHPETIATAIRIGNPASWQRAIAAQQASGGEFNAVSDEEILHAYRLLASEEGIFCEPASAASVAGLLKVKDRVPEGTKIVCVLTGNGLKDPDTAIEHSNNPCKQGIEANLRSVAAAMGF
- a CDS encoding chromophore lyase CpcT/CpeT produces the protein MTHATDIVTLARWMAADFSNQEQAFENPPFFAHIRVCMRPLPFELLDSISLYLEQAYHLDVNQPYRTRVLKFVMQNGRIEVENHKIVGEEEFHGASRDRDRLQGLTSDRIEKLNGCTFQVEWTGTSFKAQVEPGRGCIVVRKGKTTYLDSSFEVSEAGLISLDRGCDIETGERVWGSIAGPFEFVRWDDFASEVSSA
- a CDS encoding SRPBCC family protein, whose amino-acid sequence is MPQVFQQSIDIRANATQVERCFTELDLMHQWLNPMLECQPIGQWSTQMGSQSRFTIKIPLIQPTLTSTVIDREPGLVVWQFQGFFQGCDRWECQPIDRGTHLINRFEFTIPNPLIQFGFDRFAASWTQEDMNAQLRRLQQVAQRL